The bacterium genome window below encodes:
- a CDS encoding arylamine N-acetyltransferase has protein sequence MRATDRLLARFGSHRPATPTRAGLGELYHAFSHLPYENVSKVLGAARHGGVWLQSPSELIEGFLASRLGGTCFSLTQGLYDLLVACGFEARRVLGDMQHGNNIHCAVLVALEGALFLCDPGYLLPEPLELPTAVGAETLLRGEVYTYIVRRDQQAADVIHLFTRPQSGSAPPHWRYRIRAAAVEDSTFEFHWRRTFEDSMMHQLVLTRAAEGGQLYVHNRKLRVTQPGGRQNSNLSGSVGAAVEELFGIDRELVEAALRQIERAKAAGKAVGG, from the coding sequence TTGCGCGCAACCGACCGGCTGTTGGCCCGCTTCGGCAGCCACCGCCCCGCGACCCCCACCCGCGCGGGCCTGGGGGAACTCTACCATGCCTTTTCGCACCTGCCCTACGAGAACGTTTCGAAAGTGCTGGGCGCGGCCAGGCATGGTGGAGTGTGGCTGCAGAGCCCGTCCGAGCTGATCGAGGGGTTCCTGGCCAGCCGCCTGGGCGGCACCTGTTTCTCCCTGACCCAGGGCCTGTACGATCTTCTTGTGGCCTGCGGTTTCGAGGCCCGCCGCGTGCTGGGCGACATGCAGCACGGGAACAACATCCACTGCGCGGTGCTGGTGGCGCTGGAGGGAGCCCTCTTCCTCTGCGACCCGGGATACCTTCTGCCCGAGCCGCTGGAGCTGCCCACAGCCGTGGGGGCCGAAACGCTCCTGCGCGGTGAGGTCTACACCTATATCGTGCGGCGCGATCAGCAAGCTGCGGATGTGATCCACCTTTTCACCCGGCCCCAGTCCGGCAGCGCGCCGCCCCACTGGCGCTACCGTATCCGGGCCGCGGCGGTGGAGGACAGCACCTTCGAGTTCCACTGGCGGCGCACGTTCGAGGACTCCATGATGCACCAACTCGTGCTGACCCGCGCCGCAGAGGGCGGACAGCTTTACGTGCACAACCGCAAGCTGCGGGTCACGCAACCCGGTGGACGGCAAAACAGCAACCTCAGCGGCTCGGTGGGCGCGGCGGTGGAGGAGCTTTTCGGCATCGACCGGGAGCTGGTCGAGGCGGCGCTGCGGCAGATTGAGCGGGCGAAAGCCGCGGGCAAGGCGGTGGGCGGATGA
- a CDS encoding HAD family phosphatase, with protein sequence MIRNLLFDLGNVLLMLDHKTTVREFAAYSTLPPEEFGPQRVFPHEAQMALERGEITPQRFYEVFLELSGCRLSYEHFVLIWTGHFRPNAPLIRLGAALSRRMGVYFLSNTDPLHIPPLFDKYPQMLFHHGMALSWELGALKPDRRYYSLALEKLELDPAECLFVDDRPENVAAAEEFGLRSIQYRNFPETRALLEAALSGLGLKLDALV encoded by the coding sequence ATGATACGGAACCTGCTTTTCGATCTGGGTAATGTGCTGCTGATGCTGGACCACAAGACCACTGTCCGCGAGTTTGCCGCCTACAGCACGCTGCCGCCGGAGGAGTTCGGCCCGCAGCGGGTGTTCCCGCACGAGGCCCAGATGGCGCTGGAGCGCGGCGAGATCACTCCGCAGCGATTTTACGAGGTGTTCCTGGAACTGAGCGGCTGCCGTCTGAGTTACGAGCATTTCGTTCTGATCTGGACCGGCCATTTCAGGCCCAACGCGCCGCTCATCCGTCTGGGCGCCGCCCTGTCGCGGCGCATGGGAGTGTATTTCCTGTCGAACACCGACCCGCTGCACATCCCGCCGCTGTTCGACAAGTACCCGCAGATGCTGTTCCACCACGGCATGGCCCTGTCCTGGGAACTGGGGGCGCTCAAGCCCGACCGCCGCTACTACAGCCTGGCCCTGGAGAAACTGGAACTCGACCCGGCGGAGTGCCTGTTCGTGGATGACCGTCCCGAGAACGTGGCCGCGGCCGAGGAGTTCGGGCTGCGCTCGATCCAGTACCGGAATTTCCCAGAAACCCGCGCCCTGCTGGAGGCGGCCCTGTCGGGCTTGGGCCTGAAACTGGATGCCCTGGTCTGA
- the prfB gene encoding peptide chain release factor 2 (programmed frameshift) — MEHAQELSERLTKLRSFLDLDKKAARLAELELKMAEPSFWNDQEGARKVIDEANAIKRWTEPVKSLGKRLSDLAELAELAEEEDEQSAAELERDAEAAAKELDDLEMRHMLSGRDDHRNALLTIHPGAGGTESQDWAQMLARMYTRWLETKGFQQSVLDLLPGEEAGIKSMTIEVQGEYAYGYLKAEKGIHRLVRISPFDANSRRHTSFASVFVYPEIESDLEVHIEEKDLRIDTYRSSGAGGQHVNKTSSAIRITHLPTGIVAQCQNERSQHRNKDSAMKILRARLYEHMMAAEQVERDAVEAEKTEIAWGNQIRSYVLHPYTLVKDHRTGYEKGDSGAVLEGEIDGFIQAYLQKFGGKD, encoded by the exons ATGGAGCACGCGCAGGAACTTAGCGAGAGATTGACCAAACTGCGGAGTTTTCTT GACTTGGACAAGAAAGCCGCCCGTCTGGCCGAGCTGGAGCTGAAAATGGCCGAGCCCTCGTTCTGGAACGACCAGGAGGGGGCGCGCAAGGTGATCGACGAGGCCAACGCGATCAAGCGCTGGACCGAGCCGGTCAAGTCGCTGGGCAAGCGTTTGAGCGACCTGGCCGAGCTGGCCGAGCTGGCCGAGGAAGAGGACGAGCAGTCGGCGGCGGAGCTGGAGCGGGATGCCGAAGCTGCGGCCAAGGAACTGGATGACCTGGAGATGCGTCACATGCTCTCCGGCCGGGATGACCACCGCAACGCCCTTCTGACCATCCATCCGGGCGCCGGCGGCACCGAGAGCCAGGATTGGGCCCAGATGCTGGCCCGCATGTACACCCGCTGGCTGGAGACGAAAGGCTTCCAGCAGAGCGTGCTCGACCTGTTGCCAGGCGAAGAGGCCGGGATCAAGAGCATGACCATCGAGGTGCAGGGCGAGTACGCCTACGGCTACCTCAAGGCCGAAAAGGGCATCCACCGTCTGGTGCGTATCAGCCCGTTCGACGCCAACAGCCGCCGTCACACCTCCTTCGCCTCGGTGTTCGTCTACCCCGAGATCGAGAGCGACTTGGAGGTGCACATCGAGGAGAAAGACCTGCGGATCGACACCTACCGCTCCTCGGGCGCGGGCGGCCAGCACGTGAACAAGACCAGCTCGGCCATCCGGATCACCCACCTTCCCACCGGGATTGTGGCCCAGTGCCAGAACGAGCGCAGCCAGCACCGCAACAAGGACAGCGCGATGAAAATCCTGCGCGCCCGCCTCTACGAGCACATGATGGCGGCCGAGCAGGTCGAGCGGGACGCCGTGGAGGCCGAGAAGACCGAGATCGCCTGGGGCAACCAGATCCGCAGCTACGTGCTGCACCCCTACACCCTGGTCAAAGACCATCGCACCGGCTACGAGAAAGGCGATTCAGGGGCGGTGCTGGAGGGCGAGATCGACGGGTTCATCCAGGCTTATTTGCAGAAATTCGGCGGGAAGGATTGA
- the lysS gene encoding lysine--tRNA ligase, which produces MTENETSNQGESPLEDRHELERVRIEKLDTLRRMGVNPYPYAWDVSTQAATLLESFHDTETPESGERVSLAGRVMSLRPKGKVTFAHLDDGSGRIQFYARAEEVGEADYEVVKLLDIGDIVGVRGYLFRTRTGEVTLHVESIALLSKSIRPLPVVKEKVVGDQKIVYDKVEDKELRYRQRYVDLVVNPEVRAVFRTRAAIVAALRRSLDGRGFLEVETPVLQPIYGGASARPFMTHYNALDAKFYLRISNELYLKRLIVGGLNRVYEFSKDFRNEGLDRSHNPEFTLLEFYQAYADYNVMLDTVEALIGEVACSVLGEGTTKVEWCGREINLARPWRRAPMLELLAEATGEPEAFRGELDRERLAALCRKHEIQVEKGMGVGKLLDELFGELVEPNLIAPTFVIDYPLETSPLAKRHRSQPDLTERFELIVGGMELANAFSELNDPLDQRGRFESQMRLRDLGDDEAQVLDEDYLRAMEYGMPPTGGVGIGVDRLVMLLTGQSSIKDVILFPQMRPE; this is translated from the coding sequence GTGACTGAGAACGAGACATCGAACCAGGGGGAGAGCCCCCTGGAGGACCGTCATGAGCTGGAGCGGGTGCGCATCGAGAAGCTCGACACCCTGCGCCGGATGGGAGTCAACCCCTATCCCTACGCCTGGGACGTGAGCACGCAGGCGGCAACGCTCCTGGAGAGCTTCCATGATACGGAGACGCCAGAGAGCGGCGAGCGGGTCAGCCTGGCCGGCCGGGTGATGTCGCTGCGGCCCAAGGGCAAGGTGACATTCGCGCACCTGGATGACGGGTCGGGCCGGATACAGTTCTACGCCCGGGCCGAGGAAGTGGGCGAGGCGGATTACGAAGTGGTCAAGCTGCTGGATATCGGCGACATCGTGGGCGTGCGCGGCTACCTGTTCCGCACCCGCACGGGCGAGGTGACACTGCACGTGGAATCTATTGCCTTGTTGAGCAAGAGCATACGACCGCTGCCCGTGGTCAAGGAAAAAGTTGTTGGCGATCAGAAAATCGTGTATGATAAAGTGGAAGACAAGGAATTGCGCTACCGTCAGCGCTACGTGGACCTGGTGGTGAACCCCGAGGTGCGCGCCGTGTTCCGCACCCGGGCCGCCATCGTGGCGGCGCTCAGGCGCAGCCTGGACGGGCGCGGGTTCCTGGAGGTGGAGACCCCGGTGTTGCAGCCGATCTACGGCGGGGCCTCGGCGCGGCCGTTCATGACCCATTACAATGCTCTGGACGCCAAGTTCTACCTGCGTATCTCCAACGAGCTGTACCTGAAACGCCTGATCGTGGGGGGCTTGAACCGGGTCTACGAGTTCTCGAAGGATTTCCGCAACGAGGGCCTGGACCGCAGCCACAACCCGGAGTTCACTCTGCTGGAGTTCTACCAGGCCTACGCCGACTATAATGTCATGCTGGATACGGTGGAGGCCTTGATCGGCGAGGTGGCCTGCTCCGTGCTGGGCGAGGGGACCACGAAAGTGGAGTGGTGCGGGCGGGAAATCAACCTGGCCCGCCCCTGGCGGCGCGCCCCGATGCTGGAGCTGCTGGCCGAGGCCACCGGCGAGCCGGAGGCTTTCCGGGGTGAGCTGGACCGCGAGCGCCTGGCCGCCCTGTGCCGCAAGCACGAGATCCAGGTGGAGAAGGGCATGGGGGTGGGCAAGCTCCTGGATGAGCTGTTCGGCGAGCTGGTGGAGCCGAACCTGATCGCCCCGACTTTCGTGATCGACTACCCGCTCGAAACCAGTCCCCTGGCCAAGCGTCACCGCAGCCAGCCGGACCTGACCGAGCGGTTCGAGCTGATCGTGGGCGGCATGGAGCTGGCCAACGCCTTCTCCGAGCTGAACGACCCGCTGGATCAGCGCGGGCGGTTCGAGAGCCAGATGCGCCTGCGCGACCTGGGGGATGACGAGGCCCAGGTGCTGGATGAGGACTACCTTCGGGCCATGGAATACGGCATGCCTCCCACCGGCGGGGTGGGTATCGGCGTGGACCGTCTGGTGATGCTGCTCACCGGGCAGAGCTCGATCAAGGATGTGATCCTTTTCCCGCAAATGCGACCGGAATGA
- a CDS encoding ABC transporter permease: protein MRVELEIGLRYLFSRRHKRYLSLFTLISVGGVFVGVMALIVILAVLNGFHDDLKAKILGTMPHVTLMKYNGEGITDYDSLLAVVAAEPGVKYAAPLVYSEGMIVSERGNTGAILRGIDPAREDSITGIAQHMVNGDFAFQRSQDDPDGPIYPAVVIGSYMAAVLGVAEGDIITVWAPRGVRFSPLFGMSALWRKYKVSGIFETGLYDADSKFAYFSLSEAQSFFGMKNAITDIEVRARDAEDATAVRDSLTVLLGYPFTGTDWMSFNKNLFEALKLEKTVMFIILTLIVLVASFNIVGTLTMLVVEKSREIGILRSMGFSARSVGLVFVLDGAVIGAVGTALGLGAGYAVARFLSSHPLNVSGEVYFIDHIPVIMQAGDFLTVAGASLLISLAATLYPAFRAARLAPVDAIRYE from the coding sequence ATGCGGGTCGAGCTTGAAATCGGCCTGCGCTACCTGTTTTCGCGCCGGCACAAACGCTACCTGTCGCTGTTCACTCTGATCAGCGTAGGCGGGGTGTTCGTGGGGGTGATGGCCCTGATCGTAATCCTGGCCGTGCTGAACGGGTTCCACGATGACCTGAAGGCCAAGATACTGGGCACCATGCCCCATGTGACCCTGATGAAGTACAACGGCGAGGGAATCACGGATTACGATTCCCTGCTGGCCGTGGTGGCGGCCGAGCCCGGGGTTAAGTACGCCGCGCCGCTGGTCTACAGCGAGGGGATGATCGTCTCCGAGCGCGGCAACACCGGGGCGATCCTGCGCGGGATCGACCCGGCGCGCGAGGATTCGATCACCGGGATCGCGCAGCACATGGTGAACGGCGATTTCGCGTTCCAACGCAGCCAGGATGACCCGGACGGGCCGATCTACCCGGCGGTGGTGATAGGCAGCTACATGGCGGCCGTGCTGGGCGTGGCCGAGGGCGATATCATCACGGTCTGGGCGCCGCGTGGGGTGCGGTTCTCGCCGCTGTTCGGGATGTCGGCGCTGTGGCGTAAGTACAAGGTGAGCGGCATATTCGAGACCGGGCTGTACGATGCTGACTCGAAATTCGCCTATTTCTCGCTGAGCGAGGCGCAGTCCTTTTTCGGCATGAAAAATGCCATCACCGATATCGAGGTCCGGGCGCGCGACGCGGAAGACGCGACCGCGGTGCGCGACAGCCTGACAGTCCTGCTGGGCTACCCGTTCACCGGCACGGACTGGATGAGTTTCAACAAGAACCTGTTCGAGGCGCTCAAGCTGGAAAAGACAGTGATGTTCATCATCCTGACCCTGATCGTGCTGGTGGCCTCGTTCAACATAGTCGGCACCCTGACCATGCTGGTGGTGGAAAAGAGCCGCGAGATCGGAATCCTGCGCTCGATGGGTTTCAGCGCCCGCTCAGTGGGGCTGGTGTTCGTGCTGGACGGGGCGGTGATCGGGGCGGTGGGCACCGCCTTGGGCCTGGGTGCGGGTTACGCGGTGGCGCGTTTTCTGTCCAGCCACCCGCTTAACGTGAGCGGCGAGGTGTATTTCATCGACCATATCCCGGTTATAATGCAGGCCGGTGATTTCCTGACCGTGGCCGGGGCCAGCCTTCTGATCTCGTTGGCCGCCACCCTGTACCCGGCTTTCCGTGCGGCCCGTCTGGCCCCGGTGGATGCTATCAGGTATGAGTGA
- a CDS encoding ABC transporter ATP-binding protein, producing MSESALTANAVEKDYPSGDKGLLHVLRGVDLRLERGDSVSIVGRSGAGKSTLLHILGALEDPSRGEVEIDGKVVGQLDDRARSRLRSRRLGFIFQFHYLLSEFSALENVMVPLRIAGVAASKARRTAAAALEEMGLGERLEHRPAQLSGGEQQRVAVARALVHEPDFVLADEPTGNLDRENGALVSELLFGQIRKRGMGLVLVTHDQGLAGMTGRSLLLDEGRLLPVA from the coding sequence ATGAGTGAATCGGCCTTGACCGCAAATGCGGTGGAAAAAGACTATCCAAGCGGGGACAAGGGCCTGCTCCATGTGCTGCGCGGGGTGGACCTGCGCCTGGAGCGGGGGGACTCGGTCTCCATTGTCGGGCGAAGCGGGGCGGGCAAGAGCACGCTGCTGCATATCCTGGGCGCGCTGGAGGACCCCAGCCGGGGCGAGGTGGAGATCGACGGCAAGGTGGTGGGCCAGCTGGATGACCGCGCCCGCAGCCGTCTGCGCAGCCGCCGTCTCGGGTTCATTTTCCAGTTTCACTACCTGCTGTCCGAGTTCTCGGCCCTGGAGAACGTGATGGTGCCGCTGAGGATCGCGGGGGTGGCCGCCTCCAAGGCCCGCCGCACCGCGGCCGCGGCCCTGGAGGAGATGGGCCTGGGCGAGCGCCTGGAGCACCGTCCGGCGCAGCTCTCCGGCGGCGAGCAGCAGCGGGTGGCCGTGGCCCGGGCCCTGGTGCACGAACCGGATTTCGTGCTGGCCGATGAGCCCACCGGCAACCTGGACCGTGAGAACGGCGCCCTGGTGAGCGAACTTCTGTTCGGACAGATTCGCAAGCGCGGCATGGGCCTGGTGCTGGTCACTCACGACCAGGGCCTGGCCGGGATGACCGGCCGCAGCCTTCTGCTCGATGAGGGCCGCCTTCTGCCGGTGGCCTGA
- a CDS encoding UvrB/UvrC motif-containing protein, whose protein sequence is MKCEKCKKNEAEIHFTQVKDGEVVSLNLCRECAEQHGLKGVKLDSDEQPAFAPEQKSQVLKDLTEPGGDSAAGSCPFCGSTLDDIKKTGRLGCGRCYFVFENQVDMLLRRIQGSSFHVGKRPGRADSQAINDQLKVRELKKRLSDAVKLENYEEAARLRDEILNLEKESKPSK, encoded by the coding sequence ATGAAGTGTGAGAAATGCAAGAAGAACGAGGCCGAGATCCACTTCACCCAGGTCAAGGACGGGGAGGTGGTGAGCTTGAACCTCTGCCGCGAGTGCGCCGAGCAGCACGGTCTCAAGGGGGTCAAGCTCGACAGCGATGAGCAGCCCGCGTTCGCCCCGGAGCAGAAAAGCCAGGTGCTCAAGGATCTGACCGAGCCGGGCGGCGACTCCGCGGCCGGAAGCTGTCCGTTCTGCGGCAGCACCTTAGACGATATAAAGAAAACCGGGCGCCTGGGCTGCGGACGCTGCTATTTCGTGTTCGAGAACCAGGTGGATATGCTTCTGCGGCGCATCCAGGGCAGCTCGTTCCACGTGGGCAAACGCCCGGGGCGCGCCGACAGCCAGGCGATCAACGACCAGCTCAAGGTGCGCGAGCTGAAGAAAAGGCTGTCCGATGCGGTCAAGCTCGAAAACTACGAGGAGGCCGCCCGCCTGCGGGATGAGATACTGAACCTGGAAAAAGAGAGCAAGCCCTCGAAATAG
- a CDS encoding protein arginine kinase codes for MAFPMKERPSEWLDGSGESSDIVLSSRVRLARNLKGFPYSTTNADEDESQVLDEINAAVGAEKTIPPLVRIDLNELKPSECSYLLEEHLISQDLLNRRRWASLLLGRGNLFSVMVNEEDHLRIQGIASGFNLAKCLERADALETRLGRRVEFDFHPKFGYLTSCPTNTGTGLRASVLIHLPGLVLTKEIQKVLRGISQIGLTFRGLYGEGSEVIGNFFQVSNQVTVGKSESELIEHLGRVTRQIIEHESNARGILFRDAGYYIQDKVWRAYGILEHARTISVEEVMNLLSAVRLGVSMKLIKTLSVSKVNHMLIGSQDAHLDIAAGRILDPVERDIYRANVIRSYFNDTETDRGPL; via the coding sequence ATGGCGTTTCCGATGAAAGAGCGTCCCTCCGAATGGCTGGACGGCAGCGGCGAGAGCAGCGATATTGTGCTCAGCTCGCGGGTCCGTCTGGCCCGTAACCTCAAAGGCTTCCCGTACTCGACCACCAACGCGGATGAGGACGAGAGCCAGGTGCTGGACGAGATCAACGCCGCGGTGGGGGCGGAGAAAACGATCCCGCCGCTGGTGCGGATCGATCTGAACGAGCTGAAACCCTCCGAGTGCAGCTACCTGCTGGAGGAGCACCTGATCAGCCAGGACCTGCTCAACCGCCGTCGCTGGGCCTCGCTGCTGCTGGGACGGGGCAACCTGTTCTCGGTGATGGTCAACGAGGAGGATCACCTGCGCATCCAGGGCATCGCCTCGGGGTTCAACCTGGCCAAGTGCCTGGAGCGGGCGGACGCATTGGAAACCCGCCTGGGTCGGCGTGTCGAGTTTGATTTCCACCCCAAGTTCGGTTATCTTACCTCTTGCCCGACCAACACCGGCACAGGGCTGCGGGCCTCGGTGCTGATCCACCTGCCGGGGCTGGTCCTGACCAAGGAGATACAGAAAGTCCTGCGTGGCATCTCGCAGATCGGCCTCACTTTCCGCGGCCTGTACGGTGAGGGCAGCGAGGTGATCGGGAACTTTTTCCAGGTCTCCAACCAGGTAACAGTGGGCAAGAGCGAATCCGAGCTGATCGAGCACCTGGGCCGGGTGACCCGGCAGATCATCGAGCACGAGAGCAACGCCCGCGGCATCCTGTTCCGGGACGCGGGCTACTATATCCAGGACAAGGTCTGGCGGGCCTACGGCATCCTCGAACACGCCCGCACCATCAGCGTCGAGGAGGTGATGAACCTCCTGAGCGCTGTGCGCCTGGGGGTGAGCATGAAACTTATCAAAACCCTAAGTGTATCAAAGGTCAACCATATGCTGATCGGCTCCCAGGATGCCCATCTGGACATTGCGGCCGGGAGGATTCTCGACCCCGTGGAGCGCGACATATACCGTGCCAACGTGATTCGGTCATATTTCAATGACACCGAAACCGATAGAGGTCCATTATGA
- a CDS encoding ATP-dependent Clp protease ATP-binding subunit — MNNKFTERVRKVLSLARDEAGRLHHDYIGSEHILLGLIREGEGVAAAVLNQIGLDLETIRIKVEELVKPGGSTLTIGDVPYTSVAKKVLEYAIEEARTMKHSYVGTEHLLLGLLREESGMAAKVLSALGVNADIVRQETLKLLGGESFEASESGSESLGSGPVSPDPDSKLGKKTKTPALDHFCRDLTELARDGKLDPTIGRASEIERVIEILSRRKKNNPVLIGEPGVGKTAIVEGLAQRIIKSEVPPSLREYRVLALDMAAIIAGTKYRGQFEERLKGVINEIQKNRTVILFIDELHTLIGAGAAEGAIDASNMLKPALARGELQCVGATTLNEYRKYIEKDGAFERRFQTVMVEPPTIEETIQIIEGLRESYEKHHNIKISREAMVDAVKLSERYITDRFLPDKAIDVLDEAAARKSLASQAPPRKVLEFEEELKRVVREKEKAISQQEYEVAAKLRDREHELRKKIEEETQGVGPQSGYSATLESEDVAFIVSRWTGIPVVRLSENETSRLLKMEDELRRRVVGQDEAVEAISRAIRRARAGLKDPRRPIGSFIFCGPTGVGKTELGRALAEFLFADKNALIQVDMSEYMEKFSVSRLLGAPPGYVGYEDSGSLTKEVRLKPYSVVLFDEIEKAHPDVFNILLQILDDGTLTDNYGRKINFKNTVVIMTSNVGAREIKSGSVGFHRSDDMNADYDRIAGKIKGEVNKVFNPEFINRLDEIIVFHPLSIEDIKKIVDIFVADLQNRLNERAYSIELTDQAKALLAEKGYNQEFGARPLRRAIQRYLEDALSEKFLSNAFKPGDIIRISANETEEKLEFTVSGSMLEEPGVRTSSR, encoded by the coding sequence ATGAACAACAAGTTCACCGAAAGAGTGCGCAAGGTCCTCTCCCTGGCCCGGGACGAGGCCGGACGTCTGCACCATGACTATATAGGCAGTGAGCATATCCTTCTGGGCCTGATCCGCGAGGGCGAGGGAGTGGCCGCGGCGGTGCTCAACCAGATCGGCCTGGACCTGGAGACCATCCGGATCAAGGTGGAGGAGCTGGTCAAGCCGGGCGGCAGCACGCTGACCATCGGCGATGTGCCCTACACCTCGGTGGCCAAGAAAGTGCTGGAATACGCCATCGAGGAAGCCCGGACCATGAAACACAGCTACGTGGGCACCGAGCACCTTCTGCTCGGCCTTCTGCGCGAGGAAAGCGGCATGGCGGCCAAGGTCCTTTCGGCCCTGGGCGTCAACGCCGACATAGTGCGCCAGGAGACCCTGAAGCTCCTGGGCGGCGAAAGCTTCGAGGCCTCCGAGAGCGGCTCCGAGTCGCTGGGCAGCGGCCCGGTGTCGCCGGACCCGGATTCCAAGCTGGGCAAGAAAACCAAGACCCCGGCCCTGGACCATTTTTGCCGTGACCTGACCGAGCTGGCCCGCGACGGCAAGCTGGACCCGACCATCGGCCGCGCCAGCGAGATCGAGCGTGTGATCGAAATCCTCAGCCGGCGCAAGAAGAACAACCCGGTGCTGATCGGCGAGCCGGGCGTGGGCAAGACCGCCATCGTGGAGGGCCTGGCCCAGCGCATCATCAAGAGCGAGGTTCCGCCCAGCCTGCGCGAGTACCGCGTGCTGGCCCTGGACATGGCCGCGATCATCGCCGGCACCAAGTACCGCGGCCAGTTCGAGGAGCGGCTCAAGGGCGTGATCAACGAGATACAGAAAAACCGCACCGTGATCCTGTTCATCGACGAGCTGCACACCCTGATCGGGGCCGGTGCGGCCGAGGGCGCGATCGACGCTTCGAACATGCTCAAGCCGGCCCTGGCCCGCGGCGAACTCCAGTGCGTGGGGGCCACCACGCTCAACGAGTACCGCAAGTACATCGAGAAGGACGGGGCTTTCGAGCGAAGGTTCCAGACCGTGATGGTCGAGCCGCCCACGATCGAGGAGACGATCCAGATCATCGAGGGCCTGCGCGAAAGCTACGAGAAGCACCACAACATCAAGATCAGCCGCGAGGCGATGGTCGACGCGGTGAAGCTGTCGGAGCGCTACATCACCGACCGTTTCCTGCCCGACAAGGCTATCGACGTGCTGGATGAGGCCGCCGCTCGCAAGAGCTTGGCCTCCCAGGCCCCGCCGCGCAAGGTGCTGGAGTTCGAGGAAGAGCTGAAGCGCGTGGTGCGCGAGAAGGAAAAGGCGATCAGCCAGCAGGAGTACGAGGTGGCGGCCAAGCTGCGCGACCGCGAGCACGAGCTGCGTAAGAAGATCGAGGAGGAGACCCAGGGCGTCGGCCCGCAGAGTGGCTACTCCGCCACGCTGGAGAGCGAGGACGTGGCGTTCATCGTCTCGCGCTGGACCGGCATTCCGGTGGTGCGCCTGAGTGAGAACGAGACCAGCCGCCTGCTCAAGATGGAGGACGAGTTGCGCAGGCGCGTGGTGGGCCAGGACGAGGCGGTAGAGGCGATCAGCCGGGCCATCCGCCGGGCCCGCGCCGGGCTCAAGGACCCTCGGCGCCCCATCGGCTCTTTCATTTTCTGCGGCCCGACCGGTGTGGGCAAGACCGAGCTGGGGCGCGCCCTGGCCGAGTTCCTGTTCGCCGACAAGAACGCCCTGATCCAGGTGGACATGAGCGAGTACATGGAAAAGTTCTCGGTTTCGCGCCTGCTGGGCGCGCCTCCGGGATACGTGGGTTACGAGGACAGCGGCTCCCTGACCAAGGAAGTTCGCCTGAAACCCTACTCGGTGGTGCTGTTCGACGAGATCGAAAAAGCGCACCCGGATGTGTTCAACATCCTGCTGCAGATACTGGATGACGGGACTCTGACCGACAACTACGGGCGCAAGATCAATTTCAAGAACACCGTGGTGATCATGACCAGCAACGTGGGCGCCCGCGAGATCAAGAGCGGCTCGGTGGGTTTCCACCGCTCGGATGACATGAATGCCGACTACGACCGTATCGCCGGCAAGATCAAGGGCGAAGTGAACAAGGTGTTCAACCCCGAGTTCATCAACCGCCTGGATGAGATCATCGTGTTCCACCCGCTCTCGATCGAGGACATCAAGAAGATCGTCGATATTTTCGTGGCGGACCTGCAAAACCGTTTGAACGAGCGGGCCTATTCCATCGAGCTGACCGACCAGGCCAAGGCTTTGCTGGCCGAGAAGGGCTACAATCAGGAGTTCGGCGCCAGGCCGCTGCGCCGGGCCATCCAGCGCTACCTGGAGGATGCCCTGTCGGAGAAGTTCCTGAGCAACGCTTTCAAGCCTGGCGATATTATCCGGATCTCGGCCAACGAGACGGAGGAGAAGCTGGAGTTCACGGTCTCCGGCTCGATGCTGGAGGAGCCGGGGGTGAGAACCTCCTCCCGTTAG